From Chiloscyllium punctatum isolate Juve2018m chromosome 36, sChiPun1.3, whole genome shotgun sequence, the proteins below share one genomic window:
- the LOC140460563 gene encoding uncharacterized protein — translation MEKSEETQPVEKLWNCGDCGKDICVPSVLAAHQCNHTGKRPFSCPKRAKGFTCSCVLLAHQHIRTGERTFYCSVCGKGFTWVDNLQTHQRCHAGERLFSCHECGKAFSDSSNLLTHWRVHTGERPFSCPECRKAFSNSSILLAHQRVHTGERPFSCPECGKAFSCSSSLLTHRRIHTGERPFSCPECGKAFRKSSHLLAHQQIHTGERPFSCPECGKAFSYSSFLLTHQRIHTGERPFSCPECGKAFSYSSSLLTHRRIHTGERPFSCPECGKAFRKSSHLLAHQRVHTGERPFSCPECGKAFSNSSNLLSHQRVHTGERPFSCPECGKAFNKSSNLLAHQRVHTGERPFSCPKCGKVFSSTSTLLRHQRVHTGERPFDCSECCKAFSNSSDLLSHRRVHTRKRLFSCPECGKGFTRSSNLLAHQWVHTGEKPFACPDCGWRFTLFCNLRRHQQGHQCIQQSDSTSDTAVGHSQG, via the coding sequence atggagaaatcAGAGGAAACACAACCTGTTGAGAAACTATGGAattgtggcgactgtgggaaggACATCTGTGTCCCATCTGTCCTGGCGGCTCATCAGTGCAATCACACTGGgaagaggccattctcctgccccaaGCGGGCAAAGGGCTTTACTTGCTCCTGTGTCCTGCTAGCCCACCAGCATATACGCACTGGTGAGAGGACGTTTTACTGCTCCGTGTGCGGGAAAGGGTTCACTTGGGTGGACAACCTCCAGACCCACCAGCGATGTCACGCAGGGGAGAGGCTCTTCAGTTGCCATGAGTGCGGGAAAGCCTTCAGCgactcctccaacctgctgacgcACTGGcgagtccacacgggggagaggcccttcagctgcccagagtgtaggaaggccttcagcaattcctccatccTGCTGGCCCATCAGCGGGTCCATAcgggagagaggcccttcagctgcccagagtgcgggaaggccttcagctgttcctcctccctgctgacccaccggcgaatccacacaggggagaggcccttcagctgcccagagtgtgggaaggccttcaggaaATCGTCCCACCTGCTGGCCCATCAgcagatccacacgggggagaggcccttcagctgcccagagtgcgggaaggccttcagctattcctccttcctgctgacccaccagcgaatccacacgggggagaggcccttcagctgccccgagtgcgggaaggccttcagctattcctcctccctgctgacccaccggcgaatccacactggggagaggcccttcagctgcccagaatgtgggaaggccttcaggaaATCGTCCCACCTGCTGGCCcatcagcgggtccacacgggggagaggcccttcagctgcccagagtgtgggaaggccttcagcaattcctccaacctgctctCCCATCAGCGGGTccatacgggggagaggcccttcagctgcccagagtgtgggaaggccttcaataAGTCCTCCAACCTGCTTGCCcatcagcgggtccacacgggggagaggcccttcagctgccccaagtgcgggaaggTCTTCAGCAGTACCTCCACCCTACTgagacaccagcgggtccacacgggggagaggccttttGACTGCTCTGAGTGTtgtaaggccttcagcaattcctctgacctgttgtcccaccggcgggtccacaccagaAAAAGGctattcagctgccccgagtgtgggaaggggttcacccgctcctccaacctgctggcccaccaatgggttcacaccggggagaagccgtttgcctgccctgactgtgggTGGAGGTTCACGTTGTTCTGCaacctgcggaggcaccagcaGGGGCACCAGTGCATCCAACAATCAGAttccaccagtgacactgctgtgGGTCACTCCCAAGGCTGA